A genomic region of Alicyclobacillus sp. SO9 contains the following coding sequences:
- a CDS encoding RNA polymerase sigma factor gives MLMTKYWSGIWSYIYATAGSVTAADDLTQDVFISAYEHLDSFQGKSSYKTWLFVIARNRCKDHFKSAFIRRVIPVGHHQLREYASDVSASAEESAIEAITGHALWRTVLTLKRPQREVVILRLHQEMSFREIARVLNIPEVTAKARYRRAVMKLGERVQKEVLASEL, from the coding sequence ATGCTGATGACAAAGTATTGGAGCGGGATTTGGAGCTACATCTATGCGACTGCAGGCAGCGTGACTGCGGCTGATGACCTGACCCAAGACGTCTTTATTAGTGCATATGAGCACTTGGATTCTTTTCAAGGAAAGTCGTCCTATAAGACATGGTTGTTTGTGATTGCTCGAAATCGGTGTAAGGACCATTTTAAATCTGCATTCATTCGTCGAGTCATTCCAGTGGGACATCACCAGCTTCGGGAGTACGCTTCAGACGTCTCAGCTTCTGCAGAAGAGAGTGCCATCGAGGCGATTACAGGTCATGCTCTCTGGAGAACAGTCCTGACCCTGAAGCGCCCGCAACGCGAAGTAGTGATACTGAGATTGCACCAGGAGATGTCGTTCAGAGAAATCGCCCGCGTCTTGAACATCCCTGAAGTGACCGCTAAAGCCAGGTATCGCCGGGCCGTAATGAAATTGGGGGAACGAGTGCAAAAGGAGGTGTTGGCTAGTGAGCTTTGA
- a CDS encoding ABC transporter permease, with translation MTTQTTQRIVPVRDRKLKNHASFGLSLRHSFTMAYRGLLKIKRTPEQLFDVTFVPIIFTVMFTYIFGGAISGNVQSYLPVIIPGILVQTVITTSVVTGVQLREDMDKGVFDRFKSLPIARISPLAGALLADTVRYAIATTLTFSMGYVMGYRPNGGLGHVVVAGILVIVCSWAMSWIFAFFGVIARTASSVQGISMMILFPLTFLSNAFVPVKTMPHWLQWFVDINPISHLVTAVRDLTNTGSIGSDLSISLLGAAVVVAIFAPLTVRAYMRRT, from the coding sequence GTGACGACGCAGACCACGCAGCGGATTGTTCCTGTACGAGACCGGAAACTAAAAAACCATGCAAGTTTTGGGCTGTCATTGCGTCACTCATTTACCATGGCCTACCGGGGACTGCTAAAGATTAAGCGCACGCCGGAACAGTTGTTCGATGTCACATTTGTACCGATTATCTTCACCGTAATGTTTACTTATATCTTTGGTGGTGCGATTTCAGGAAACGTACAAAGCTACTTGCCTGTGATTATTCCTGGAATCCTTGTACAAACCGTCATTACAACTTCCGTCGTAACGGGTGTGCAACTCCGAGAGGACATGGATAAGGGCGTGTTTGACAGGTTTAAGTCACTGCCAATTGCACGGATTTCACCGTTGGCGGGAGCATTGTTGGCTGACACAGTTCGATATGCCATTGCAACAACACTCACATTTTCCATGGGATATGTGATGGGCTATCGTCCCAACGGCGGCTTGGGGCATGTGGTGGTTGCAGGCATCCTTGTTATTGTCTGCTCATGGGCAATGAGCTGGATCTTCGCTTTCTTTGGTGTCATCGCCAGAACCGCTTCGAGTGTGCAGGGCATTTCTATGATGATTTTGTTTCCGCTCACGTTCTTATCCAACGCCTTTGTACCTGTGAAGACCATGCCGCACTGGTTGCAGTGGTTCGTGGACATTAATCCAATCTCACATTTGGTGACGGCGGTGAGGGACCTTACGAATACCGGATCGATTGGATCGGATTTATCCATTTCCCTTCTTGGCGCAGCCGTTGTTGTGGCTATATTTGCACCGCTCACAGTACGTGCCTATATGAGGCGAACATAG